The segment ATCCGACCCGCTCGTCGCTGCGGCCGGGGAGCCGGAGCACCGCGTCGGCCCCCTCGGGGATCTCCGCCGTGACCGTGAGCGTGCCGTCGACCAGCTCCCAGTCGACGCTCGCGCGGCCGTGAGGCGTGACGAGGCTCGTGGAGGCCGAGGTGATGCCGCCGCCGGGCTGGGGGGCGACCAGGACGGACGCGTAGCCGGGGGTCAGCGCCGAGAGCCCGCCGACGACGCGGTGGAGCCAGTCGGCGACGGCGCCGAGCGCGTAGTGGTTGAACGACGTCATCTCGCCGGGGTTGATGCTGCCGTCGGGGAGCATGGAGTCCCAGCGCTCCCAGACGGTGGTCGCACCCATCGTCACGGGGTAGAGCCACGACGGGCACTCGCGCTCCAGCAGGAGCCGGTACGCGTCGTCGAGGTGGCCCGTCCTCGTGAGCGCGTCGGTGATGAACGGCGTGCCCGCGAAGCCCGTGGAGATCCGGTAGCCGCTCTGCTCGACCAGCTCCGACAGGCGCTCGCCCGCGAGCGTCTCGCGCGCCTCGTCGAGCAGGCCGAAGACGATGGCGAGGCTGTAGACCGTCGTGCAGTCGCTCTCCACGCGGCCGTCCGCGTCGACGTAGGCGTCGAGGAACGCCCGGCGCAGGTCGTCGGCGAGGCCCTGGAACTCGGCCGCCTCGGCGTCGCGGCCCAGGATGCGCGCGGAGCGGGCGACGAGGTCGGCGCTCCGGTAGGCGCAGGCCGTCGCGACGACGCCCTTGTCGGCCTTCGCGAGAGCAGGATCCTCGGGCGGCGCGTCCGGGTCCAGCCAGTCGCCGAACTGGAAGCCGGTGTCCCAGAGGCCCGACGGCGACAGGAGCGAGCGGACGCGACGCACGTGTGCGGTCATCGACTCCCACTGGTCCTCGAGGACCGAGTCGTCGCCGTAGGCCTCGTAGAGCGTCCAGGGCACCCAGACCCCGGCGTCGCTCCAGACGGCTGTGGAGTCGGGGTCGGGGAAGTCCGCGACGGCCGGTCCCAGCTTGAGGACGTCCGGCACGACGAAGGGGATGATGCCGTCGGCGTGCGACTGCTCGGCCCAGACGTTCTTCAGCCACTCGCGGAGGAAGCTCTGCGCGTCGAACAGGAACGACGCGGTCGGGGTGAACGCGGCGATGTCGCCGGTCCAGCCGAGGCGCTCGTCGCGCTGCGGGCAGTCGGTCGGGACGTCGACGAAGTTGCCGCGCATCCCCCAGACGACGTTCTCGTGGAACTGGTTGACGAGGGGGTCGGAGCTCGTGAAGGTGCCGATGCGCTCGAGGTCGGACGACACGACCACGGCGGTGACGGCGGTCCGGGCCTCCTGCGCGAGGTCTCCCGGCCAGCCGTCGATCTCGGCGTAGCGGAACCCGTGCAGGGTCAGGGTGGGTGCGAACTCGTCGTCGCCGCCCGAGAGCGTGAACCGGTCGGTCGCCTTCGCCGAGCGGAGCGGGCGGACGCCGAGCTCCCCGTGCTCGAGGACCTCCGCGTGACGGGCCGTGATCACCGCCCCCACCTCGCCGCGCACCCGCAGGCGCAGCCAGCCGACGAGGTTCTGCCCGAAGTCGAGCACCGTCTTCCCGCTCGGGGTCGTGATCACCTCGACGACCTCGCGCTCGTCGACCCGGCGGACGGCGGGACCGATGTAGGGCTCCAGCTTCGCCGTGTCGAAGTCGAGCGTGTGCACGCCGACCCAGCCGTCGCCCTCGAAGCCCGGCAGGAGCCACGAGCCGTCGTACCGG is part of the Frondihabitans sp. 762G35 genome and harbors:
- a CDS encoding alpha-L-rhamnosidase, encoding MTWHAQMISPDQDFDGAPLLRREFTLDDGHGDVATATLVVSAYGVLEAHLGGKPVSDDLLAPGWSSYEWRQRFARYDVTALVGGTSVLGIALGNGWYRGRLAWFGHGALYGDQLGAFAELEIAFSDGHVQRIVTDDSWTAGPSATTANDLYDGQSIDARRYDGSWLLPGFEGDGWVGVHTLDFDTAKLEPYIGPAVRRVDEREVVEVITTPSGKTVLDFGQNLVGWLRLRVRGEVGAVITARHAEVLEHGELGVRPLRSAKATDRFTLSGGDDEFAPTLTLHGFRYAEIDGWPGDLAQEARTAVTAVVVSSDLERIGTFTSSDPLVNQFHENVVWGMRGNFVDVPTDCPQRDERLGWTGDIAAFTPTASFLFDAQSFLREWLKNVWAEQSHADGIIPFVVPDVLKLGPAVADFPDPDSTAVWSDAGVWVPWTLYEAYGDDSVLEDQWESMTAHVRRVRSLLSPSGLWDTGFQFGDWLDPDAPPEDPALAKADKGVVATACAYRSADLVARSARILGRDAEAAEFQGLADDLRRAFLDAYVDADGRVESDCTTVYSLAIVFGLLDEARETLAGERLSELVEQSGYRISTGFAGTPFITDALTRTGHLDDAYRLLLERECPSWLYPVTMGATTVWERWDSMLPDGSINPGEMTSFNHYALGAVADWLHRVVGGLSALTPGYASVLVAPQPGGGITSASTSLVTPHGRASVDWELVDGTLTVTAEIPEGADAVLRLPGRSDERVGSGRHVASAEVGVAAEVGSH